A genomic segment from Nonomuraea helvata encodes:
- a CDS encoding class I adenylate-forming enzyme family protein, whose amino-acid sequence MDPVEMLLLRHVAAGQGGRTALADHLRTLTYAELTQAACDHAGALAAAGVRRGCRALVVGDDSADTVVAVLGLWWYGCVPVVLSPMLRDTEIAFVARDSAAEYAWIALPKGRRDSLREALGPLPVHEPRATRAADVGPPAPFVPEAEVLVQYTSGSTGQPRGVRHSMAGLRAVLDGFGGVLALTPDDTVLSTAKLSFGYGFGNSVLFPLAAGARSVLLAGPVDPYTVITAVHRHRPTVLCAVPRLYAALLDIVARGTVLDPSSLRLALAAGEHLPAELSARAARLLGVPVVNGLGATEVLHIVLATDPQDILHGSTGNPVPGVTATVRDDDGRPLPTGSHGRLHIRTASAALGYIDRPEDSARTFADGGVYTGDIAYRTEDGDFRHVCRADDLLNLGGFKVAPAEIEAELRTADGIADLVVVGGRDDTGLEQVVVHAVPADGVTPDQARRSLRRAIRENLPPYKRPSRVEVLAALPTTSTGKLARYRLRAPREPR is encoded by the coding sequence ATGGACCCCGTCGAGATGCTGCTGCTGCGCCACGTCGCGGCCGGGCAGGGCGGCCGGACCGCTCTCGCCGACCACCTACGTACCCTGACCTACGCCGAACTGACCCAGGCTGCCTGCGACCACGCCGGAGCGCTCGCCGCCGCCGGAGTACGCCGCGGCTGCCGTGCGCTGGTCGTCGGCGACGACAGCGCGGACACCGTCGTCGCGGTGCTGGGCCTGTGGTGGTATGGCTGTGTCCCCGTCGTCCTCAGCCCGATGTTGCGCGATACGGAGATCGCCTTTGTCGCCCGCGACTCCGCCGCCGAGTACGCCTGGATAGCGCTGCCCAAGGGGCGGCGCGACAGCCTGCGTGAGGCGCTCGGCCCGCTGCCCGTGCACGAACCGCGCGCCACTCGCGCCGCCGACGTCGGGCCGCCCGCCCCGTTCGTGCCGGAAGCGGAGGTCCTGGTCCAGTACACCTCCGGCAGCACCGGCCAACCGCGCGGCGTGCGCCACAGCATGGCCGGGCTCCGCGCCGTCCTCGACGGCTTCGGCGGTGTCCTCGCCCTCACACCCGACGACACGGTGCTGTCGACCGCGAAACTGTCCTTCGGCTACGGCTTCGGGAACTCCGTGCTGTTCCCGCTGGCGGCCGGCGCCCGGTCGGTGCTGCTCGCGGGCCCCGTCGATCCGTACACCGTGATCACCGCCGTCCACCGGCACCGGCCGACCGTGCTGTGCGCGGTGCCCAGGCTGTACGCGGCCCTGCTCGACATCGTCGCGCGCGGCACGGTGCTGGACCCGTCGTCCCTCCGCCTCGCGCTCGCCGCGGGCGAGCATCTGCCCGCCGAGCTGTCCGCCCGCGCGGCGCGGTTGCTCGGCGTCCCGGTGGTGAACGGGCTGGGGGCGACAGAGGTGCTGCACATCGTCCTGGCGACCGACCCGCAGGACATCCTGCACGGCTCCACCGGCAACCCGGTGCCCGGCGTCACCGCGACCGTACGGGACGACGACGGCCGCCCGCTGCCCACCGGCTCGCACGGCCGCCTGCACATCCGGACCGCCTCGGCCGCGCTCGGCTACATCGACCGGCCCGAGGACTCCGCGCGCACGTTCGCCGACGGCGGCGTCTACACCGGCGACATCGCCTACCGTACCGAGGACGGCGACTTCCGCCACGTCTGCCGGGCCGACGACCTGCTCAACCTCGGCGGTTTCAAGGTCGCGCCCGCCGAGATCGAGGCGGAACTGCGTACCGCCGACGGCATCGCCGACCTGGTCGTCGTCGGCGGGCGCGACGACACGGGGCTGGAGCAGGTCGTGGTTCACGCCGTTCCCGCCGACGGCGTCACACCCGATCAGGCCCGCCGTTCCCTCAGACGTGCCATCCGGGAGAACCTGCCGCCGTACAAGCGGCCTTCGCGCGTCGAGGTGCTCGCCGCGCTGCCCACCACCTCCACCGGGAAGCTCGCCCGTTACCGGTTGCGCGCCCCGCGGGAGCCGCGATGA
- a CDS encoding beta-ketoacyl synthase N-terminal-like domain-containing protein — protein MSGDIVGMGVVTCLGDEPEAVHRALCDGRTGVAPLRAFDSALFRVKHAYEIDDRTVPGQDEPGRASRWLRAAVAAALADAGLPATVPDVPVIVGTTLRELRSAELWWRDGHSLTPAEMHFGQVMRDAFGTTETHTVASACAAALYALGMATDLIALGLADTVVVAGTDAVTESSFGGLDRVQNPPPQAIQPFARHRRGMVMGEGAAAVVVRASGAHPRPAHACVRGVAMNCDAAHATVPDVAGVAGAVRDAHRRAGVDAADIDLVVVHGSGTRHNDAVEAGVLRDVFRGVRPGPLVTSVKSGLGHTCGGSGLMSLIIAVLAMRTGELPPIPGLSDPAPEAGDLRLVADHPARGHFDTAQINAIGLGGINAVAVIGGAA, from the coding sequence ATGAGCGGGGACATCGTCGGCATGGGCGTCGTCACCTGCCTCGGCGACGAACCCGAAGCGGTGCACCGGGCGCTGTGCGACGGACGCACCGGTGTCGCGCCGCTGCGGGCCTTCGACAGCGCACTCTTCCGGGTCAAGCACGCGTACGAGATCGATGACCGGACCGTCCCCGGCCAGGACGAACCGGGGCGCGCCTCCCGCTGGCTGCGTGCCGCCGTCGCCGCGGCGCTCGCCGACGCGGGGCTGCCCGCCACTGTCCCCGACGTGCCGGTCATCGTCGGAACCACACTGCGCGAACTGCGCTCCGCCGAGCTGTGGTGGCGCGACGGGCACTCGCTCACCCCCGCCGAGATGCACTTCGGCCAGGTGATGCGCGACGCGTTCGGCACCACGGAGACGCACACCGTGGCCAGCGCGTGCGCCGCCGCTCTCTACGCCCTGGGCATGGCCACCGACCTGATCGCGCTCGGCCTCGCCGACACCGTCGTGGTCGCGGGCACCGACGCCGTCACCGAGAGCTCCTTCGGGGGACTCGACCGCGTGCAGAACCCGCCGCCGCAGGCCATACAGCCGTTCGCGAGGCACCGTCGCGGCATGGTCATGGGCGAGGGCGCCGCCGCGGTCGTCGTACGGGCCTCTGGCGCCCATCCCCGCCCCGCACACGCCTGTGTCCGCGGGGTCGCGATGAACTGTGACGCGGCGCATGCCACCGTACCCGACGTCGCGGGCGTCGCCGGCGCCGTCCGCGACGCCCACCGCCGTGCCGGAGTCGACGCCGCCGACATCGACCTGGTCGTGGTGCACGGCAGCGGCACACGCCACAACGACGCGGTGGAGGCCGGCGTACTGCGCGACGTCTTCCGGGGCGTCCGGCCCGGCCCGCTGGTCACCTCGGTGAAGTCCGGCCTGGGCCACACCTGCGGGGGATCCGGTCTGATGAGCCTGATCATCGCCGTACTCGCCATGCGGACCGGGGAACTGCCGCCGATACCCGGGCTGAGCGACCCCGCCCCCGAGGCTGGGGACCTGCGCCTCGTCGCCGACCACCCGGCCCGTGGCCACTTCGACACAGCGCAGATCAACGCCATCGGCCTCGGCGGCATCAACGCCGTCGCCGTCATCGGCGGGGCCGCATGA
- a CDS encoding beta-ketoacyl synthase N-terminal-like domain-containing protein: protein MTRAVITGCALAVTGVADEYDLLGLGTAAAPEDDAARAEIGLRHKDRASRLALRAARRALRGVTLPASGTAVIVSSNLGNLDTVCEFVDTIGKETVIGLSPMRVPHMSSNVTASWIALDHGLRGPNITLCSGTTSGLDAIFWATALLAAGRAEVAVVVGVEPDTAPVARLHGGTARLDGAVCLILETPARARARGARPRAEIHAYGRAADRAEAVHRATRTWRGPIGLRLAGGPGIGIAADAVDLPAGPGTGHAAITVDLTARLGRCSGALGVLQCAAALPWLDRPGHDAVLAVAGDDGTGDQPDGEGDPSAVAAVLLTRPAGNVPTRPADGLLARPADDVTYENGSGGDRHDDA, encoded by the coding sequence ATGACACGCGCCGTGATCACCGGCTGCGCGCTCGCCGTCACCGGCGTCGCCGACGAATACGACCTCCTCGGACTCGGCACCGCCGCCGCACCCGAGGACGACGCCGCCCGCGCCGAAATCGGGCTGCGGCACAAGGACCGCGCGTCCCGGCTCGCCCTCCGTGCCGCACGACGGGCGCTGCGCGGCGTCACGCTGCCCGCGTCGGGCACCGCCGTCATCGTCAGCAGCAACCTCGGGAACCTCGACACCGTCTGCGAGTTCGTCGACACCATCGGCAAGGAGACCGTCATCGGCCTCAGCCCCATGCGCGTGCCGCACATGTCCAGCAACGTCACCGCGAGCTGGATCGCCCTCGACCACGGCCTGCGCGGACCCAATATCACCCTGTGCAGCGGCACCACCAGCGGCCTGGACGCGATCTTCTGGGCCACCGCCCTGCTCGCCGCGGGCCGCGCCGAAGTCGCCGTCGTCGTCGGCGTCGAACCGGACACCGCGCCGGTCGCCAGGCTGCACGGCGGCACAGCGCGACTGGACGGCGCCGTGTGCCTCATCCTCGAGACACCCGCGCGGGCCCGCGCCCGCGGCGCCCGGCCTCGCGCCGAAATCCACGCCTACGGCAGAGCCGCCGACCGCGCCGAGGCCGTTCACCGCGCGACCCGCACGTGGCGGGGCCCCATCGGACTGCGGCTCGCCGGGGGGCCGGGTATCGGTATCGCGGCCGACGCGGTCGATCTCCCCGCGGGTCCGGGTACCGGCCACGCGGCCATCACCGTCGATCTCACCGCCCGGCTCGGCCGCTGCTCCGGCGCGCTCGGTGTCCTGCAGTGCGCCGCCGCCCTCCCCTGGCTCGACCGGCCCGGCCACGACGCCGTGCTCGCGGTCGCCGGCGACGACGGCACCGGCGACCAACCCGACGGGGAAGGCGATCCGAGCGCGGTGGCCGCCGTGCTGCTCACCCGGCCTGCCGGGAACGTGCCCACTCGGCCCGCTGACGGCCTGCTCGCCCGGCCCGCTGACGACGTCACGTACGAGAACGGCTCTGGAGGTGATCGGCATGATGATGCCTGA
- a CDS encoding beta-ketoacyl-[acyl-carrier-protein] synthase family protein has product MMMPDRRRAVLTGLGAVSCLGAGAEAHWAGLLAGGAAPREVDLPYMHMRARRMYLTPPSAIPADPGTHAGIPLGPAPRMAVAAAREALADAGIGRGDTVRIPVVMGVEMGNASVQEEQRGAGGTPPWTPLAVTAAVVAEAVGSRAGTAGLGNACAAGGYALGVALDVIRAGEADVVLVGGAEGITRVGMAGFDRIRVTDPYGCRPFARDRAGTVFADGAAFAVLESAAHAASRGARPYAELGAAAWSCDAYHHPTAPEPDAVQLVRAMRNALADAGVRPEQVGCVLPHATGTPVNDAVESRALRRVFGDSSGRPPVFALKALIGHTSGAAGMFACLTAALIASRARIPANAPLDQDPECDVWLPQDGPVPLNRPAVLVNSCATGGVNASFVLSRVGDPA; this is encoded by the coding sequence ATGATGATGCCTGATCGGCGTCGTGCGGTGCTGACCGGGCTTGGTGCCGTCTCCTGCCTGGGCGCGGGCGCTGAGGCTCACTGGGCCGGTCTGCTTGCGGGTGGAGCGGCGCCCCGCGAGGTCGATCTGCCGTACATGCACATGCGGGCCAGGCGCATGTACCTGACACCGCCTTCCGCGATCCCCGCCGACCCCGGCACCCACGCCGGAATCCCGCTCGGACCGGCCCCGCGTATGGCGGTCGCGGCCGCACGTGAAGCACTCGCGGACGCCGGCATCGGCCGCGGCGACACCGTACGCATCCCCGTCGTGATGGGCGTCGAGATGGGCAACGCGAGCGTTCAGGAAGAGCAGCGCGGCGCGGGCGGCACCCCGCCGTGGACCCCGCTCGCGGTCACCGCCGCGGTCGTCGCCGAGGCGGTCGGCTCGCGGGCGGGCACCGCCGGCTTGGGCAACGCCTGCGCCGCGGGCGGCTACGCGCTCGGCGTCGCGCTGGACGTCATCCGTGCCGGCGAGGCCGACGTGGTGCTCGTCGGCGGCGCGGAGGGCATCACCCGGGTCGGCATGGCCGGGTTCGACCGGATCCGGGTGACCGATCCGTACGGCTGCCGGCCGTTCGCCCGCGACCGGGCGGGCACCGTGTTCGCCGACGGCGCCGCGTTCGCGGTCCTCGAATCCGCCGCCCACGCCGCATCGCGGGGAGCCCGGCCGTACGCAGAACTCGGCGCCGCAGCCTGGAGCTGCGACGCCTACCACCACCCCACCGCCCCGGAGCCCGACGCGGTGCAACTGGTCCGGGCCATGCGGAACGCGCTCGCCGACGCCGGAGTCCGGCCGGAGCAGGTGGGCTGTGTGCTGCCGCACGCGACCGGCACCCCCGTCAACGACGCGGTGGAAAGCCGGGCACTACGCCGCGTTTTCGGCGATTCCTCCGGCCGTCCACCGGTGTTCGCGCTCAAGGCGCTCATCGGCCACACCTCGGGGGCCGCGGGCATGTTCGCGTGCCTGACCGCGGCGCTCATCGCCTCCCGGGCCAGGATCCCGGCCAACGCGCCCCTGGACCAGGACCCGGAGTGCGACGTGTGGCTGCCGCAGGACGGGCCCGTACCGCTGAACCGGCCGGCCGTGCTCGTCAACTCGTGCGCGACCGGCGGAGTCAACGCCTCGTTCGTGCTCTCCCGTGTGGGAGACCCGGCATGA
- a CDS encoding beta-ketoacyl synthase N-terminal-like domain-containing protein — protein sequence MNAPVRVRVLGLGMIAPGALRPARALEPPAEPFPDWFDTQALLPGRGYRKLPPACRYLLAAARSALDDTGTWFAGLSPRDRAAVIGGNNAGAALQDDFDRTVIATGAADLSPARVPYMALSMFGGRLAPEHGLQALVLTTNSPAVAGLEAVQTAARALAAGRATAVLAGAVEDRPTPVQGGGSAHDLGAAVLVCVQEGVSVAGERAYGHCSVRGAFVGAAGGVPETSDVLDPLWKELLADGRPVARIDAVLDDSPAGAAVARWLTARAGDRAVTILTRPPGSGSLAPLRRVVGRMAAGTAERAVVLAVSAHGHVSIADVLPGTAGVP from the coding sequence ATGAACGCCCCGGTCCGCGTACGCGTCCTCGGCCTCGGGATGATCGCCCCCGGCGCCCTCCGGCCGGCCCGCGCCCTCGAACCTCCCGCGGAACCGTTTCCCGACTGGTTCGACACCCAGGCGCTGCTCCCCGGCCGCGGCTACCGGAAACTGCCACCGGCCTGCCGGTACTTGCTCGCTGCGGCCCGCTCGGCACTCGACGACACCGGTACGTGGTTCGCCGGCCTCTCACCACGGGACCGGGCGGCCGTGATCGGCGGCAACAACGCGGGAGCCGCGCTCCAGGACGACTTCGACCGTACCGTCATCGCCACGGGGGCGGCGGACCTGTCCCCGGCCCGCGTACCGTACATGGCGCTGAGCATGTTCGGCGGCCGGCTGGCCCCGGAACACGGGCTGCAGGCATTGGTCCTGACCACCAACTCCCCGGCGGTCGCCGGACTGGAGGCCGTACAGACGGCGGCGCGCGCACTGGCCGCCGGGCGTGCCACGGCTGTGCTCGCGGGCGCCGTCGAAGACCGGCCCACGCCCGTCCAAGGCGGTGGGTCCGCGCACGATCTCGGCGCCGCCGTGCTCGTGTGCGTACAGGAAGGTGTTTCGGTCGCCGGAGAACGGGCGTACGGCCACTGCTCCGTGCGCGGCGCGTTCGTCGGCGCGGCGGGCGGGGTGCCCGAGACCTCCGACGTACTCGACCCGCTGTGGAAGGAACTCCTCGCCGACGGCCGGCCGGTCGCGCGCATCGACGCCGTGCTCGACGACTCGCCCGCGGGAGCGGCGGTCGCCAGGTGGCTGACCGCACGCGCGGGCGACCGCGCCGTCACCATCCTCACCCGGCCGCCGGGCAGCGGATCCCTCGCACCGCTGCGCCGCGTGGTCGGCCGGATGGCGGCCGGTACGGCCGAGCGAGCCGTGGTGCTCGCCGTGTCCGCGCACGGCCACGTCTCGATCGCCGACGTGCTCCCCGGCACGGCGGGCGTTCCGTGA
- a CDS encoding acyl carrier protein has protein sequence MATLIPTRDELRDFFAEELELPADVVGYESDFETDLGVDSLATMEILVQLEKKYGIRLEESEFAGLTSVNAVHAFLADRLEAA, from the coding sequence ATGGCCACCCTGATCCCCACCCGCGACGAACTGCGCGACTTCTTCGCCGAAGAGCTTGAACTCCCGGCCGACGTCGTCGGCTACGAGAGCGACTTCGAGACCGACCTCGGCGTCGACTCGCTCGCCACCATGGAGATCCTCGTGCAGTTGGAGAAGAAGTACGGCATTCGTCTGGAGGAGTCCGAGTTCGCCGGTCTCACCTCCGTGAACGCCGTCCACGCCTTCCTCGCCGACCGGCTCGAAGCGGCGTGA
- the fabG gene encoding 3-oxoacyl-ACP reductase FabG has product MTGAHRPVAIVTGGSRGIGRAVVTRLAADGFDVAFCYRTRKDAAEEVAAEAGATGARVLAYEADVASADQARALVAAAEEHLGPLSVLVTCAGIVRDRPLARMTDAEWDDVIQTNLYGTYHVCRAAALPLMRHGSGSIVTLSSVAAAHGSPAQSNYSASKAGIVGFTTSLARELARSGVRANVVAPGLITTDITNDLPPKVQASIIGKIPLRRPGTPGEVADLVAFLVSDRARYITGQVIGVDGGLVP; this is encoded by the coding sequence ATGACGGGCGCCCACCGCCCGGTCGCCATCGTGACCGGGGGATCACGTGGCATCGGCCGCGCTGTCGTGACCCGCCTGGCCGCCGACGGGTTCGACGTCGCGTTCTGCTACCGCACCCGTAAGGACGCCGCGGAGGAGGTGGCGGCCGAGGCCGGGGCGACGGGTGCCCGTGTGCTCGCGTACGAGGCCGACGTCGCGTCCGCCGACCAGGCACGGGCGCTGGTCGCGGCCGCCGAGGAGCACCTCGGGCCGCTGTCGGTGCTCGTCACCTGCGCCGGCATCGTCCGGGACCGGCCGCTGGCACGTATGACCGACGCCGAATGGGACGATGTGATCCAGACCAACCTGTACGGCACGTACCACGTCTGTCGTGCCGCCGCGCTCCCGCTCATGCGGCATGGCAGCGGCTCGATCGTCACGCTGTCCTCGGTCGCGGCCGCGCACGGCAGCCCGGCACAGAGCAACTACTCCGCGTCCAAGGCCGGCATCGTGGGCTTCACCACGTCCTTGGCGCGCGAACTCGCCCGGTCCGGGGTGCGTGCGAACGTCGTCGCGCCCGGGCTGATCACCACCGACATCACCAACGATCTGCCGCCCAAGGTGCAGGCGTCCATCATCGGGAAGATCCCGCTGCGCCGGCCCGGGACTCCCGGCGAGGTCGCCGATCTGGTCGCCTTCCTGGTCTCCGACCGCGCCCGCTACATCACCGGGCAGGTCATCGGTGTCGATGGAGGGCTGGTGCCGTGA